A single genomic interval of Falco cherrug isolate bFalChe1 chromosome 8, bFalChe1.pri, whole genome shotgun sequence harbors:
- the LOC102046791 gene encoding ovomucoid-like, which translates to MKITGAFVLLILADLCLSNAAEETEVDCSEYKRLERGKPIYCERLYQPFCGSDGKTYNNKCSFCKAVLRSRGALHMKQAGAC; encoded by the exons ATGAAGATAACAGGCGCCTTTGTGCTCCTCATCCTGGCAGATCTTTGCTTATCAA ATGCTGCCGAAGAGACTGAA GTAGACTGCAGTGAATACAAGAGGTTAGAGAGAGGAAAACCTATTTACTGTGAAAGACTCTATCAACCTTTTTGTGGCTCTGACGGGAAAACATATAACAACAAATGCTCTTTCTGCAAAGCAGTCCT GAGAAGCCGAGGTGCCTTACACATGAAGCAAGCAGGGGCATGCTGA